Part of the Bacteroidales bacterium genome, ATTATGGAAAACTGTACTATGGCCGAAGACTGCGACCTCTGTTTCGAGAACAGTACCCTTAATGCCGTAATAAATGGGAACATTGTAAGCATCAAGAACCCTGCAGGAGGCTCCATCACTGCCGATAGTATCGGTGAAGTCATTATGGACGAAAATTGTAAAAATCCGGGAGGATGTTCTGTTAAAATCAATAATAAGACCCATCTTGCCTCATGATGTATCATTTTGATGAAATCGTCCGCCGCAGGAACAGCAATTCCTACAAATGGGATACAGCAGAAGATGAGAATGTTTTACCGATGTGGGTCGCCGATATGGATTTCCGCACAGCTCCTGCCATTATCAACGCATTGGAACGGCGTGTACAGCATGGTATTTTCGGATATGCTAAAGTGCCGGAAACATATTTTGATGCGGTAATTGGCTGGTTCCGGAAAAGACATCATTTCACCATCGAAAGGGAATGGATACTGTTTACTTCGGGCGTCGTTCCAGCCCTTTCGGCTGTCATCAAAGCACTGACACAACCGGGCGATAAAGTAATCGTGCAGACTCCCGTCTACAATTGTTTTTTCTCCAGTATCCGAAACAACCAATGCGGAATGGTGGAAAACCGGCTGATCTATAAGGACGGCACATATAGCATCGATTTTGACGATCTCGAACAAAAAACCGCCGATACGTCAGCAAAGCTGTTGCTGCTCTGCAGTCCGCATAACCCTGCCGGAAGGGTATGGTCACGGGAAGAGCTGACAAAGATGGGTGAAATTTGCCTGCGGAATAACGTAATCATCGTTTCCGACGAAATTCACTGCGATCTGGTTTACCCCGGCCATACACATATCCCGTTTGCATCCATCAGCGAAAAATTCCTGAAAAATTCCGTTACCTGTACCGCCCCGAGCAAAACCTTCAATCTGGCAGGCATCCAGGTGGCCAATATCATTGCAGAAGATGAAGAAATACGCAGGAAGATCGACAAAGCCCTTAACATAAATGAGGTTTGCGAGATCAATGTTTTTGCCATAGAAGCCCTGATCGCTGCTTATAATGAAGGAGTGGAATGGCTGGAAGAACTGAAGGAATACCTGTACGGTAATTACCGTACACTTACCGGATTTTTTGAACAGCATCTTCCGCATCTGCCTGTTCTACCGCTTGAAGCGACTTATCTGGTATGGGTCGACTGTTCGGCATTGAACCGGACATCGGAAGAGATAACCAAAACCCTGCTTGATAAAGAAAAGCTGTGGATAAATGAAGGCACTATGTATGGTGAAGCAGGTGAAGGCTTTATACGTATCAATATTGCCACCCAACGCGAAAATCTGCTGAAAGGCCTCAAAAGCATCGAAAAGCAACTTAAACGATGAATAATTAAGCCATTAATACAAAATATGTACTTCAATAATATTTTATGGACCATTGGCAATACTCCCATGGTCCGGATCAATCAACTTAATCCCCACCCCGATGTTTTGCTTCTGGCCAAACTCGAGGGATTTAACCCGACAGGCAGCATCAAAGACAGGATTGCCCTGAAAATGATTGAAGAAGCTGAAAAAAAAGGTGAGTTGACCAAAGATAAGATCATCATCGAAGCCACTTCAGGAAATACAGGAATCGGACTTTCCATGATAGGAAGGGTGAGAGGATACAGGATACAAATTGTAATGAGCTCTGCCGTTTCGGAAGAAAGGCAAAAAATGATCAAAGCTTTTGGAGGGGAAATAATTCTCACTCCGCCCGAATTAGGGACTGATGGAGCCATCATGAAAGTAAAGGAATTGATAGAGTTGAATCCCGGAAAATTTTTCAACCCTAATCAGTTTTCGAACATCAATAATAAGCTGGCACACTACAAAACAACCGCCGAAGAAATATGGACCCAAACCCAGGGGCAGATCACACATTTTGTCTCTTCACTCGGCACATCGGGAACCTTAATGGGTGTGGGTAAGGGGCTGAAAGAGAAAAACCCCGCAATAAAGATCATAGAGGCTCATCCGGTCAAAGGTCACTATATACAGGGGTTGAAAAGCATGGAAGAAGCGATTGTCCCTGAAATATATGATGAATCGGAAATCAACATGAGTATTAAGGTAGAATCGGAAGAAGCTTTTGCAATGTCCCGGCGCATCATCAATGAAGAAGGTATCTTTGTAGGAATGAGTAGCGGAGCTGCCATGTTGGCAGCCCTTAAAGCAATTGAACAGCTGGATAAAGGAGTAATGGTGGTCATCTTTCCCGATAGGGGAGAAAAATACCTAAGTACCAGCTTATTTCCTGATTAACCGACCAGAGTTGCAGAAAAATCTATCTGGATGATGATAAATTTCAGTAATTTTGATATCTGTTTAACGGAAGAGAATAGTCTGGTTGCGCTGAATAAGGTGTTTAACGATTATTACGTATCTTCGTTGCCTGCAAATACAATAATTTATTGATCCCGTAAACAGCTATTTATGCAGTCCCTGAAAGGAAACGAGACATCCAGAGCAGGCATCTTCATAGCCTATTTCCTGATTTATGTAGTCTGGGGTTCCACCTATTATTTTATCGGTGTAGCTCTACGGGGACTACCGCCGTTTCTTCTTGGAGCGCTCCGTTTTACTACAGCAGGACTGATCTTATTGCTTTGGTGTTGGTACAGGGGTGAACCTGTTTTTAAAAAAAGCCTCATCAAAAAATCGGCCATCAGTGGCATTGTGCTGTTGTTTATCGACATGGCGGTCGTGATGTTGGCACAACGTTATATCAGCAGCAGCCTGGTGGCGATCATTGCCAGTTCAACGGCGATCTGGATCATGGCACTGGATGCTCCCATGTGGAAAAAAAACTTCCGCAACCCATTGGTAATCGTTGGCATCATCATTGGATTTCTCGGCGTCATGATGCTGTATGTGGAACAATTTAAATTCGACAATCATCCCGGTGAACACAGGGAATACGGTGTCCTCCTTTTGGTCTTCGGATGTATCTCATGGGCACTCGGCACACTCTATGCCAAATACCGTTCATCGGGTGAGGAAGAAGTGAACGCTTTTGCCGGTTCTGCATGGCAGATGCTCTTCGCAAGTGCCATGTTCTGGATATGCGCATTTTTCAGTGGAGATATAACGAATACTGACCTACGTATCGTTCCCACAACTTCATGGCTATCGCTGGCGTATCTGATCATATTTGGTTCTATCATGGCCTACTCTGCTTATGTATGGCTGCTCAAAGTACGTCCGGCAACCGAAGTCGCCACACACGCATATGTCAATCCTTTTGTTGCAGTATTTATTGGTATGGTTTTCGGGAAAGAAGAGGTTACATGGATACAAATGGCGGGACTGGTGGTGATATTAGCCAGTGTGATGTTGATCAATAGAAAAAGAAAAAAGGCACTTAAGTAATTGAGATCCGAAAATCAACAAAAAATACTACAATGAAAACGAATATTCATTATTTACTTCTTTCTTTTCTGATAGTTACCTTATTATTATCCTGTAGCAATGCAAATAATACAAAAGCAGAAAAGAAACCCACATTAAAAGAGGCCTTAAACGGTAAATTTCTCATCGGCACCGCCCTGAATCTGGCACAGGTGTATAATAGAGACTCCTCATCTGTGAATATCATAAAAACACAGTTCAATTCGATTGTTGCCGAGAACTGCATGAAGAGCATGTATCTGCAACCCAGAGAGGGAGAGTTTTTCTTCGGCGATGCAGATAAATTTGTTGAATTCGGAGAAAAGAACAACATGTTTATTATAGGTCATACGTTGATCTGGCATTCACAAGCCCCGGCCTGGTTCTTTGTGGATGAAAAAGGAAAAGATGTTTCCCGCGAGGTATTGGTTCAACGCATGAAAAACCACATCACTACCGTTGTCTCCCGCTACAAGGGACGGATAAAAGGATGGGATGTGGTTAATGAAGCCATCCTGGAAAATGGAACTTACCGCAAAAGCAAGTTTTACGAAATTATTGGTGAAGACTTTATTCCTCTGGCATTTCAGTTTGCAAACGAAGCAGATCCGGATGCTGAACTTTACTATAACGATTATAATGAATGGTACAAAGGGAAACGTGAGACCCTGGTTAATCTGGTGAAATCATTCAAAGAAAAAGGTATTCGTATAGATGCTATAGGGATGCAGGGACATATTGGAATGGATATTCCCACACTCGAGGAATATGAGTCAACCATTGAGGATTATCACCGGGCAGGGGTAAAAGTAATGATAACAGAATTAGATTTAAGTGCATTACCTTCACCCTGGGGAACCAGTGCCAATATATCCGACACAGTGGACTATCAGAAACAGATGAATCCTTATACCGATGGTTTACCTCAGGAGATCGAAGCAGAATGGGAAAACCGTTATCTTGATTTCTTCCGCTTGTTTCTGAAGAACCAGAATAAGATCGGCCGCGTCACCCTCTGGGGTGTTTCTGATCGTGATTCCTGGAGAAATAATTTCCCGGTAAAAGGCAGGACAGATTATCCGTTGTTGTTCGACCGGAAGTATCAGGCCAAACCCATAGTAGAGAAGATCATTCAAATATCGGTAGGGAATTAAGATATCAAACAAAACTTTACTGAAAAAACTGTAGTCCAGCCATGCGGATATATCTGAAATCCAGCCAGTCCTGATGTTTCACGTATTCGAAAATAAAGTTGAGTACCAGAGGATCAACACTCATAATCCCAGTCCAGTTCGGTCGAAACGGTACATCAGATTTTTTTTGATCAGACAGTTAAGCGCATCAGGAGATAACCCTATAATAATAAACATGATTAATACCCGATTTTAACACAAATAAAAATACATAACAAACAATTCATTATCAAACAAGATTGATATTTCAATCATCCAACCTTTCCATTCAGGAAATCTTCTATGAATCAAATTTTCCGAGCCTCTTGTTTTTTACATATATTTTAAAAACCGAACAGGAGTATCCCTAAAGGATTCAGGAAGCGGAAGAAGTAATATTTTATTTAAAAATAAATTCCGTATCTTGTCTCATATTTTTTAATGCATTTTAATCTTTTCTCGCTGAGAATTGCTCTAAAAAGTAGTTTATATAATATACTCATTTTCAACCACAGAACAACATCATGCAAAGTTTAAAAGGAAAAGTTATCATTGTAATGGATGCTTCCAGCGGTATAGGCGAAGCTACTGTAAAGAAAATTGCAGAAAAAGGCGGAAAGATGGTCATTGCAGCCCGGTGGCCTAACCATTAACTCCTAAAATATCATCATATAATATCCACAAACATAGCGGCATACACACTGTCATGAACAAAATTGGACATTTAGTTTCACTGAGCCCTTCGGGGTTCATCTAACCATTTAAAATAATTTTATACAGATGAAAGCAATCGTCTTAAAACAGTTCGGAGGAATTGAAAACTTCTCATTGAAAGAAATCCCCGAAC contains:
- a CDS encoding endo-1,4-beta-xylanase, yielding MKTNIHYLLLSFLIVTLLLSCSNANNTKAEKKPTLKEALNGKFLIGTALNLAQVYNRDSSSVNIIKTQFNSIVAENCMKSMYLQPREGEFFFGDADKFVEFGEKNNMFIIGHTLIWHSQAPAWFFVDEKGKDVSREVLVQRMKNHITTVVSRYKGRIKGWDVVNEAILENGTYRKSKFYEIIGEDFIPLAFQFANEADPDAELYYNDYNEWYKGKRETLVNLVKSFKEKGIRIDAIGMQGHIGMDIPTLEEYESTIEDYHRAGVKVMITELDLSALPSPWGTSANISDTVDYQKQMNPYTDGLPQEIEAEWENRYLDFFRLFLKNQNKIGRVTLWGVSDRDSWRNNFPVKGRTDYPLLFDRKYQAKPIVEKIIQISVGN
- a CDS encoding pyridoxal phosphate-dependent aminotransferase, coding for MMYHFDEIVRRRNSNSYKWDTAEDENVLPMWVADMDFRTAPAIINALERRVQHGIFGYAKVPETYFDAVIGWFRKRHHFTIEREWILFTSGVVPALSAVIKALTQPGDKVIVQTPVYNCFFSSIRNNQCGMVENRLIYKDGTYSIDFDDLEQKTADTSAKLLLLCSPHNPAGRVWSREELTKMGEICLRNNVIIVSDEIHCDLVYPGHTHIPFASISEKFLKNSVTCTAPSKTFNLAGIQVANIIAEDEEIRRKIDKALNINEVCEINVFAIEALIAAYNEGVEWLEELKEYLYGNYRTLTGFFEQHLPHLPVLPLEATYLVWVDCSALNRTSEEITKTLLDKEKLWINEGTMYGEAGEGFIRINIATQRENLLKGLKSIEKQLKR
- a CDS encoding EamA family transporter; its protein translation is MQSLKGNETSRAGIFIAYFLIYVVWGSTYYFIGVALRGLPPFLLGALRFTTAGLILLLWCWYRGEPVFKKSLIKKSAISGIVLLFIDMAVVMLAQRYISSSLVAIIASSTAIWIMALDAPMWKKNFRNPLVIVGIIIGFLGVMMLYVEQFKFDNHPGEHREYGVLLLVFGCISWALGTLYAKYRSSGEEEVNAFAGSAWQMLFASAMFWICAFFSGDITNTDLRIVPTTSWLSLAYLIIFGSIMAYSAYVWLLKVRPATEVATHAYVNPFVAVFIGMVFGKEEVTWIQMAGLVVILASVMLINRKRKKALK
- a CDS encoding DUF3737 family protein; translated protein: IMENCTMAEDCDLCFENSTLNAVINGNIVSIKNPAGGSITADSIGEVIMDENCKNPGGCSVKINNKTHLAS
- a CDS encoding cysteine synthase family protein yields the protein MYFNNILWTIGNTPMVRINQLNPHPDVLLLAKLEGFNPTGSIKDRIALKMIEEAEKKGELTKDKIIIEATSGNTGIGLSMIGRVRGYRIQIVMSSAVSEERQKMIKAFGGEIILTPPELGTDGAIMKVKELIELNPGKFFNPNQFSNINNKLAHYKTTAEEIWTQTQGQITHFVSSLGTSGTLMGVGKGLKEKNPAIKIIEAHPVKGHYIQGLKSMEEAIVPEIYDESEINMSIKVESEEAFAMSRRIINEEGIFVGMSSGAAMLAALKAIEQLDKGVMVVIFPDRGEKYLSTSLFPD